aaggggaaacacatcttcgtcaaagatgacatgacgagagatgatgatgcggtgggaggtgaggtccagacaccggtaccccttgtggtcaggggagtagccaaggaagaggcagcgagtggagcgaggagaaagcttgttaggggcggtagcggaaatgttagggtagcaggcacagccgaacacgcgtaGGTGGTCGTAGGAAGGGGATGTGCCGTACAGGGCAAAGTGAGgtgtagggtggctcaccgccttcgagggaagacggttgaggagatgcgtggcggtatgaagggcctcggcccagtaggtggcagggagagacgcctgaaagagaaggcagcggatcatgttggtggtggtgcgaatcatgcgctcggcccggccgttctgagcagaggtgtagggacacgagagacgcaactggacgccgtgagtgaggaagaaagagcgggaggcgttgttgtcgaactcgcggccattgtcgcactgcagggcacggaccgggcgccggaactgggtggaaacccaggcgaagaagtgagtAAGGGTGGTGAACGTATcggacttcagccgaagggggaaagtccaaagGAAATGGGAGTAGTCATCCAGAATAACCAGGTAGTATTTGTAGCCGGAGAGACTAAGGACAGGAGATGTCCAGAGatcacagtggacaagatcaaaggcctgaaCAGCCCTGGATGTGGAAGTGGAAAAGGGAAGACGGGAGTGACGgccgagctgacaagcatgacagaggcgctcagaagagccccgagtatatgatatgtcggagtggccggaaagctgggacatgacgtcaggtccagggtgcccgaggcgacggtgccaaatggcggaggaggtggtggtagtagcaagagcatgTGATGTGGTGGTAGTATGAAGTACGGGAGAAGAGGCTCCTCTGGTGTGGGGagtggagggcaagtgaagagaatagagggggccggagctgttacagcgagcgagcacagcatgtgtgggaaggtggcgtatggtgaggccccaggggtcgaactccatagagcactggttgtcactagtgaagcgacgaaccgagaggaggggatgagtcagtccgggagcaacaaggacgtcgttgaggcagaatggtcctggaagaaccgatgtacctactgaggtaaccgggagggtggaaccgttaccgacgacgatggaggtaggatgtgaggggtggggtggatgggagtggagtaacgaattagtggtgggggtagtgtggaaggaggcccCGGAGTCAACCACCCAATCGGTGGTGGTTCGGGGGGGTGGAAGTGGCGAGGGTACGGTGTGAGCGGAGAGGGCCAGAGAGGGTGCCCCGACAGGAGCACTAGGAAGGGAGGGAGAGGACACGGGCTCAACCGCAAGGGAGGCGATCGCAACACGTGGGAAGACAAGCGGTCCAGGCACGTGACGGCCCGCCTGAGGGTGGATCTCGACGCAGTCCCGAAGAATAGGGTTCCAGACTGGATCGAAGGACACGAACATGCCCCGGATGAGCTGGCCGTCGTGGAGGAGGACACGCACAGTCACGAGAGCGACGGGCGGGGGTGACGCCATGGAATCGATGTGGGTGGGGACACCGCTGGTAGGAGAAGCGCAACGGCGCGAGGAGCGCGGAGGGGAGGGGCGCAGCTCTGCTGCACGGACTCCGGGGCGTGGGGAAGGAGCGGCGCACGGGCGGCGCGGCAAGGCAGGGGCGCAGGGCGgccggctcggcgggtggcgcgcccGGCACCGGCGCCAGAGCAGGGAGCCGCGGGTGGTGGGGAGAGGAGGAAGGCCGGCGGCTGAGGGGGCCGGCAGGGGAGGAGAGGCGGCTGGACGCCGGCCGACGGTGAAGGGGAAGAAGCTAGCCGGGGCGGATCCGGCGGCGCTGGCGCGGAAGGAGACAAGACGCGCGCGGCCCCGGCGGCTGGAGGAGACGGCGCAGGTGTGCGGTCCGGTGGGAGCAGAGGGAGACGGCGGCGAGGGTCCACGGCGCGCAGGTGGCGGATGGCCACGCCCACCTCGCCGGCCGCGGACAGGGGCCGGCCCGGGATCGAGAACGTCAGGCGGTGCTTCTTGGCCACGCCCACCTCGCCGGCTGCTGGGAACGAGGAGCTGCTGGCAGCACGGCGGGTCGGCGCTCGGGCGTCGAAGGGGCGCGGCAGCGGAGGCTCCTGGGAACGCCAGGCGAGCGCGGCAGGAACGCCAGGCGGGCGCTCGGGCGTAGGGCCGGGCGCGGCAGGATCCGGCGGCGGCTTCTGGGAGGGGAGGGGCGGCACTGGAGCGGGGGTGGGCGCACCCGACGGCGCACCAGGGAGGGGTGGCGGCTGGCGGCCGGCGTTGGGAGGGAAAGGGGGGCCGGCGGCTGGAGCCGGCGGCGGCTGGGAGGGAGACCGATCGGCTGTGGCCGGCGGCTGGAAAAAAAAACAGAGAAACCCTAAACCTAGCCCTCTGATACCATGTGAGAATAGGAACCCATGCCCCTAACCAGGGATGGGGAGTAGTATTAATAGACTtagtaactgggccaggcccattacagtgaggggtgagacggtaattacatggggaataccccaaaccctagaatcctagacgggtagtctaacaagaTAGTGTCTACTGTCTAGTTTTATAACTAATTTGGGAATGGCTATATAAGCTGCTGCGCGTCTCCAACTATTTTGACCCATGTAGGATCGCAGTTAGTTTGAATTTTGTTTTGGAAAATTAGATGGCATAAATCCTCGATGATCACCATATTCAACATCTTGATATATATATTTCTCTAATATTATAACATATAGTTATGCTCATTTTCGTATGTCAGGTGATTAATTAACAACGCTACAATCGAGCTATTAATTGACAAGTATCATTTGTCCTGGAGCTTGAAGAAGGCCATGAGGGGCGCATACACCCTCTCCCTCGCGTTGGCAGCCATGACAAAGTCGGCGTGCGCGTAGTCGTCCACGTACTGGACCGTGAGCTTGTCGCCGTGGTGCGACTTGAGGACCTGGAGCAGGTGGCTCACGTCCTGCGGGTCCGACAGGGTGTCCCTGCCTCCGTAGCCGAGGAAGAGCGGGAAGTCGTCGGGGATCGCCGAGAGGTCGTACGCCGGCGGCGTCGCCTGCCCATAGTGCTTCGTGTTGTCCGCGGCGTTGCCGTAGTCGTACTTGGCAAGCGTTCCTCGTCGGATCACTACCGGTTCAGTTGAGAGAGAGATGGTTTAATTCGGTGAGTGAATTAAAGGGCACGTGATTATATATATGTACATGTTCCTTAGTAGCCTCGGAGCCAGCGAGGGAAGACTTTACTTTGAGCCAGATGGACCATGTTCTTGGTCGCGGAAGCCTGTGGCTCATGGGCAAGGAAGACCTGAACGGAGGAGTTGTCGAGGCAGCAGTTGTCACCTGCATGCGCCAGCAAAGCTCCGTGGGAGGTAAAATCCAAAGGAAACAAAGTGAAGAACGATAATTAATTGCAAATAATCCTTTACTAGTGTACCTGTGAACACTGACATCAGACTGTAGCAATCGATCCCTGGCTGCGAGCATATGTCAGTCAGTAGCTTGTGCACAGGTTCCCTGCATGCATGCACGCGACATTTTTTTTGTTTCCTTACTCCATTAATCACTGCTTTTGTACAAAAGCGCTAGCACGTAAACGTAACATATGGAGAGACGATCATCAGGTGGAACCAGAGCGTGAGAaaaagattttttttaaaaaaaaaaggaaagaaaattaccctgtcgGGTCGAACTCATCCAGCCCGAGCCAGTACATAGCCTGAAATAAACAAGTTAGTATCATTATATTATTATTTATAAGTTACTCCATTAATCACTGCTTCTGTATGCCGATTTTGGTATGCCGGTTTTGGAGCCGGCCGGTCGTGCTGTTTGTTTGGTTTGTTTTTGTTTTACCTCCGCAAGGAAGACGTCTGCGCCGGCCAGCGCGAGCGGCGACGTGACCTTGTCAAGGTAGGCGATGGGGCTGAGCAGTCCGGCGGACCTGAGCATCCCCAGCTGCTGGCGCTGGCTGAGCGCCGCGAACGCGATGAGGGTCCCCAGCGAGTGGCCGACGTAGTGCATCCTCTGCTGTCCCGACTGCGCGTACACGTACTGCACCACCGCCGACAGGTCGTTGCTGGCCAGCTCGTCCCACGACCAGTCCCAGTACGCCTGAACACGTGCGCGACAGCGAAGAATGCAAGTTACATGCATGAATCGAAATCGAAGCGATCGGGCACGGGCACGGACACGGGCGGGAAAATCGAACCGGGTCGCTGGAGGACAGCGTGGTGTGGCCGCGGCTGTAGACGGTGCCCCGGGTGTTGGCGATCCACACGTCGTAGCCGCCGTCCGCCAGGATGTAGCCCAGGGACTCGTCCGGGGAGCTCATCAGCCACGTCACGCCGTCCTGCGGTGCGGCCACGCCAGACAATTTAGTGGCTGAAATCAGTGTGTAGATTAGCGATGGCTTGATGGAGTAGTACAGTGGAGTATATACTTTACCATGAGGAGGCCGTGCTGGAGCAGCACCGGGATCTTACTGCCGGCCGCCGATTGGCCGGAgccgcggccgcggccgccgGGTATCCGCTGCAAGCTCAGGATGTACCCGTCCGCGGTGGTCACCTACGCTACGCATTAACAGACACTCACTCAATGTACTACTGTACTGGTTGGTAATCTAGCTAGCTGTCCCCTGATCGAGAAGTAGTAACTATTAATCAATCTTCTGGCAAGAACCGTGTGACGGACGTCATTGTTTTGTCTTTTAATACGTACGGTGTGTTCCTCGCACTTGTACCCGAACGGCTCCAGCCTGGACAGGCACGTGCCGTTGTTGGCCGCCGCGCGTGCCGCCTGCGGAGCCGGCCGCACTGCCGTTGCTGCTGCTCCCAAGCTGAGCAGAACCACCAGCAGGCTTGCCACAGCGCTGCTGTTGCGCCTTCTTCCTCCTGGCGTCATCGTCGCCGGTGAAAATTAGAGACCCACTCGATAACTGTTTTAGCGGCAAATACGTCTAGCTATATGGTTCTTTCGACGGATGATGGTTGGAAAATTCCGCATCATGTGTGCTCGTCTTTTATACTGCTTCGGCTaatcatgatttgacaatgtcatTTTCACCTCGATCGGATTAACGCCGCCGGCAGGCGGGGGCGTGCGTGCGTGCACTTCTGTTCCACGTCGATAGGCAACGGTAGTGCGCTATTAAATTACTATACTACTAGTCTACAAATGCAGTGCAGTGTGAATTAGTTTGAACTGGAGCGAAGCCATTCTATTGTTTTTTGTTTAATTTAATCCTGTTTTCAGCTGACCGACCTGCGCCTGTGCACTGTGGCTTGCCGTCGTCGTCACTTTGTTGCCGGTGCCGCCAAAAGTGAACCGTAGCTAGCTGACATCGATGATTATTGCAACGGGGGGCGCGCGCAAGAGGCCTACGTACATGGGCGTTTCGATTTCTCTTGCGGTTACGGATGGATCGTCATTATTATATTGCTCACCATCTGTGGTCCGCTCGCACGTACTGGCTTGTGGATCTGGACCATATCGCCTGTAGTTTTCCGTGGAGGTCAGGTTGGTTGGTTGTTTGGCCAAGGCGTCGCGCGTGATGTGTACGTACTACGACGTACGTGTCGACGACGGGGCCGGTTCACACGCTCGTCACTGCAGGACGAGACGTCGACGACGTGATCTGCACGCACAAGAGACCACAACAAACAGATAGCCATCGTGCATGCGCGCCCGCGTGAACAACTTCACTGCTTTGTCCTATGTGCTATGGCCCGATCGTTTCAGGTGGTGTGTGTATGATATCTCATGTTAGCTAGCTAGTCTCGTGTTTGGTTGGCAAGCGATCAGGGGCAGCTATGGCAGGGTCATCTAATATTCTGTGAACATCTGGTCCATGAACTTGTTTGCGTGAAAAACGACACGCCGGCAGGAGTGGAGTGTCAAGTGTGAGCGCCAAGCTCGATCCGGCGTACGTAGTTGTCACGTGGGCGCGCGAGTGCAAGCCTGCAAGGTCCAGCTTTAGCTAGCTCGCTGCCGTACGCGTGAGGGCCAACGTCGTCTGGGGGACCTCCAGCCCAGCCACCATATGCCCACAAGATCCGCCCGTCACCATGTGAGTGAGCTCACGAGGGAGCAGGGCCGCTTCTATTTTGGGAACCTGAGCAAAAATAGAGGCTacttctatctctctctctctctatatatagccTTAAAATATATAATTCAAAATATTTTTCGATGCAACAAAAATATTTTTATTGAGTGCAATAAATTTTTTAATGTCTATAAAATCGTCAATATGATTTATATAGTCCTAATAAACACTTATTTGTGCTTTATATCAAGCTAAAACGTTTCTATTAACAGACTCATATATAAAAAATCATCCTTTTAATCTTTATATAGAGTAAAACTTGTTGCATGCGCAAAGCCTCCCACTCGTATCTAGTGGCGGAGCTCTATAAAATTAATGACCCGGGCCACTCTATAAAACTTGAAGGTTACTTTAAACAGCCCCTAATATATTGTGCGGATAAATATACCGCTAAAACAAAATATACCACAAACATAGACTAAGATAGTATTTACTTCAATTCAACATCTAAAAATACAATAAACTTAattaaaaatataaaaaataccTAATTAGAGACGATTTGGTCCTTCCCCGCCTCTAATAACTTTATCAACATTAGCACGTGAATTTGAACCTACACATTGCAACTTAAATATTTGTATAAAATGAGAGATACAACATGACAATATAACTAATGAATACAAAAATGTATAAGTGAGTATAAAAATATATCACTTGAACTTTGGTGAAGATAGCTTTTTCATTCGactcttcaattcttgaaaataGTATAAAATATCATCACTTTGAATACTTGCAAAGATATTTCTTTCACAATCTAATATTTAGCTCGTTGTTCATAGTGAGTTGTGAGTCGCATCGGCCGCCCCACGACGACCATTTGACCATTTCGGTCCCAATGCTGCCATGTTGCAACCCCGACCGTTCAATGTGTGCGTAGTAAAGgacagaaaaaatgaaaaaaaggcTAACGGATGGGCCCTAGGTATCAAGTGACTGATCCTGATCCCTCTTTCGACGTCCTGAaatcaaataaaaataatttcatctCATTACTTCTCGAATAGTAAATAGAATTGTCCCGTCCCTGAAAGCTCAGATTCCATGTCGCCTGCTAAACAAATGTTATTTTTAaattttgatgccttctctaagaGAGGTCGATGTTGAGATGAATGCTATCAAGTGGGATGTCCTGATCAGGGTGTTTGGTTTatatggactaatttttagtctctccattttattttattttcgttTCTAAATTACCAAATTTAGAAACTGATTTAGTTTTTAAAGTtaacaatttagggactaaaatagaataaaataaaggaactaaaaattagttcctagaaaccaaacaccctattggtcacttgttttcgatTACTACATGACATAAAAAACAAGTCAACAAAAGTTAAGAATATGAACCTAGTAATAGCTTGAAGACGAAGATTCTCAAGAGGAAATGTGAACAAaagaatattaaatgttaataagCAACGAAGTACAAGACTCATCTCTTATGCCTTAGCATTTTTATTCCATTTCTCTTCGTATTAAACAAgtttacaaatataccttcagcTTCTCTACGCAAGATAGCTCGAAGATACTTCGAAGGCTAATCAAGACGAAGCTAAGGCGCTTGAAAAGGTGAATTTTATGTAGGACACTATTTACCTATTTATAGAAAAGATGAACAACTTCGTAGGAAATTACAAACATGCCCATAAAGTTTACACACATGATTTACAAACGATGTAGTGACATCGTCGTCTTTTCTCTTTCTTTATTCCTTTACAAGTCTTAGACTTCTTCCCCTTCGTCACTTTGCGCATGAAGTCTTCTTCATGTCGAGGGCCGAGGCCAATGACTTCGGCTCGCACCTTCTCCACTTATGTCATTTGGATGAAGCTTCTTTACACACCACTTCGGTCGAAAGctagctttgtctgcccttagcTTATATACATGAAACATATTTGTTCATGTCGAAGTAAAAGTATTCTAGGGATCTTCGACAGAGTaggccccaatagtagccccttgcgGAATAAGTTCGTTTCTTCATAACGAGCTTAGATCGCAAAAAAGACAAAATTGGGAGGCCTTGTACCGAATgtttgaaaaacaccttcccgaaGCTCGTTATGGAGAAGGTAGAATAATTCGGTAAAAAGATCTACACTGGCAGTTGGACAAACGGTGTAGGCGATGCGTGTGAACTTTTTTCGTGACCCGTGCCTCTGCACGCCCATTCCTTAGTATAAAAGCGGTGGAGCGGGTGAAGATGGGCCACATTTTATTGCCCTAACCCACGTGCTGCCACAATTTTTTGTGCCTCCTATGATTTTCGGCTACTACCACATGGAAAACAGCTTCGACACAATCCCCTTAGATGGCTAGGATTCGCTCGACTGCTAAGCTAGTCATACCTACTTCTTCGTAGGCGCCTCAAGATACGGTGCCAATCTCTAAAGCCATGAAGGCTTCATCATCGTCAAAGCCTGCCCAAGAGCTACCCAAGGATAGATCATCGAAATCAAGCTACATTGAGATTGACCGCTCTattatgaagtaaaaagacttgcaGCTGATGAAGAAGCTTGGCTACTTTAGCAACAAGGTCAATGTGCGCCTCCCTGGAGATGAAACAACCCTAAGTCCAAGGAAAGACGGAGTTGTCGTCTATAAGAGCCTTTTCAAGGCAGGACTTCGGCTTCGTATGTACAAGATGATTGCGAAGGTATTGCAGTGGTATGAGGTGTATATGGTTCAATTAACACCAAATGCAATAGTTGGCCTTGATGTTTTTATTTGGGACATGCGAAGCCAGGGAGTTCACACCAATGCTGATGCATTCTGTATAGTTCATGATttacattatcaaacaaaggctaagGATCAGACATGCCTCCATAACAACTTTGGATGCTACAATTTCATATATCGCAAGGAcacagtgtcacacccggatttaagggataaagtcgggtgcatctcatatgtgcgctaaGGAAGCACAACACACATAattacagagtgcatagagataaatgtcataaatatcataaaagtacttattacatagcggaagtcttacaaaataaatgataaaatataaaacaaactaaatcttatttccctggcgccacaaagctgactgggagacaccacctagatcaagtcgaaagcctcaaagttaggcgactcctcttcgaccacctgttcttctctcgtggggggtgtgagacagcaagagtgagctcacatacgctcatatcaacaagtcatggggaataatgtgcatgaactcaccaaaggtgggagttcatgtgaagtgtacggctgatcaacaaaataaaggctgaagctgagcattgcttttataagttggtcaaaattttattagcagttactgagtgtaagtatataccaaaccttagtaataataaataaaagtaataagaaaataatcccaaatgagatgcaaatgacaaattgagttttaattccatatattaatcatgtgagggtccgagctgctcatgaccgtgagcacggctagtataccagttttacactctgcagaggttgcacatctttacccacaagtcatgttacccatctgccaagagacgaccaatcccatacacctctactgaggaggtgaggcaggctaacactacgaggcctttacaaagttccattagcttcagaaatcccgctacagtttataggaagctccagtgcaggaatccctcgcctgaccgccattgcagcaaaatcaacccaaggacctccctacagtgaccacttccctactgcccttgcccctttcgggtaaggaagtcatccactagctttcctagttaatcagccaagggcatcccatactacccttgtggtagcactgttttcctgggtggtcactccatgttcccattaacataatgatcttaacatgaacaataataataaacagagaataaaggtgtaatcatgaataatatttctccatacccaaatccacataaagcaatagcaagtactacccaaaaatatttcagtggtaaaacaaggtataaagataaccaaaactggggtaacctattggatcccatcaaatttaacctatgcagatcattatgaataataagaacatggctgggtaaaaataagtgatcaagggcataacttgccttcaatgagctcctgctcagctacttctatctgctgggcaccaggatcctcagtagtttgatcgtctactcgcatcaatacaaacatacatagtataacaaaaattaacatcacaccaaacatgtaatcaaaatacataataaaaatcaacacattgaattaagatcataggaactggaatcattaaatttggagttatggattttaaattatgaatttccaaaggttttatgtgcttgaaaggAGGCAGTCGGCCCATGTagtttttttctttttatcttttatcttcttttctctatttctaagttgaatttgaattcgaattcgaattcgaattttgaattcaaaattgTGCCAAATTTATTCTCAAATCATATTGTCAAATTAAAAATACcaattttagaaatataattatattatttatatttttatatcatttctcttcttcttattttcaaaacccaaattttaatttagggtttaatccaacctttagtaattattatcttattattattattatccttattattatttttttatttaatgcacaaacatataactccaacatgatggatatttttttatcatttgttttaattcatctcttAATTATAGGTATGCTCTTTTATGATGAAACTATGGCATACAAAATAAGAAGACCTCTAtatatt
This portion of the Zea mays cultivar B73 chromosome 2, Zm-B73-REFERENCE-NAM-5.0, whole genome shotgun sequence genome encodes:
- the LOC103648785 gene encoding triacylglycerol lipase 2, whose product is MTPGGRRRNSSAVASLLVVLLSLGAAATAVRPAPQAARAAANNGTCLSRLEPFGYKCEEHTVTTADGYILSLQRIPGGRGRGSGQSAAGSKIPVLLQHGLLMDGVTWLMSSPDESLGYILADGGYDVWIANTRGTVYSRGHTTLSSSDPAYWDWSWDELASNDLSAVVQYVYAQSGQQRMHYVGHSLGTLIAFAALSQRQQLGMLRSAGLLSPIAYLDKVTSPLALAGADVFLAEAMYWLGLDEFDPTGEPVHKLLTDICSQPGIDCYSLMSVFTGDNCCLDNSSVQVFLAHEPQASATKNMVHLAQMIRRGTLAKYDYGNAADNTKHYGQATPPAYDLSAIPDDFPLFLGYGGRDTLSDPQDVSHLLQVLKSHHGDKLTVQYVDDYAHADFVMAANARERVYAPLMAFFKLQDK